In a single window of the Tepidamorphus gemmatus genome:
- a CDS encoding gamma-butyrobetaine hydroxylase-like domain-containing protein: MTETPQRPWPTELRLSRQGTDLTVAFDDGSRHVFLAEFLRVLSPSAEVRGHGPGQRQTVSGKRHVRILEIIPIGNYAVRLVFDDLHSTGIYSWDYLHWLGREHDSLWADYLAELARKGLSR; this comes from the coding sequence GTGACCGAAACCCCACAGCGTCCATGGCCGACCGAACTGCGCCTTTCGCGGCAGGGAACAGACCTGACGGTCGCCTTCGACGACGGGTCGCGCCATGTGTTCTTAGCGGAATTCCTGCGCGTCCTCAGCCCCAGCGCGGAAGTCAGGGGGCATGGCCCCGGTCAGCGCCAGACAGTCTCCGGCAAGCGTCACGTCAGGATCCTCGAGATCATCCCGATCGGCAATTACGCGGTCCGTCTGGTGTTCGACGACCTGCATTCGACTGGCATCTACAGCTGGGACTATCTGCACTGGCTCGGTCGCGAGCACGACTCGCTCTGGGCGGACTACCTGGCCGAGCTCGCTCGCAAGGGACTCTCCCGCTGA
- the moaA gene encoding GTP 3',8-cyclase MoaA, whose product MTRQDLVTASSTAPATGTSHRPPLIDPFARAVTYLRISVTDRCDFRCNYCMAEHMTFLPKQELLSFEEIDRIASAFIARGVRKLRLTGGEPLVRRNIMALIRTLSRHLDGGGLQELTLTTNGSQLARFADELAACGVRRINVSLDTLDPVKFRAITRWGDLGKVMAGIDAAQAAGLKVKINAVALKGVNEDEIDDLLVWSHGRGMDLTLIETMPMGEIEADRTDQYLPLSLVRARLAARWTLEDIDYRTGGPARYVQVAETGGRLGFITPLTHNFCESCNRVRLTCTGTLFMCLGQEDAADLRTPVRASEGDELLHQAIDEAIGRKPKGHDFVIDRRTRRPGVGRHMSVTGG is encoded by the coding sequence ATGACACGGCAAGATCTGGTGACGGCAAGTTCGACCGCGCCTGCAACAGGTACCTCGCATCGCCCGCCGCTGATCGACCCGTTCGCGCGCGCCGTCACCTATCTGCGCATCTCGGTCACCGACCGGTGCGACTTCCGCTGCAACTACTGCATGGCCGAGCACATGACGTTCCTGCCGAAGCAGGAACTCCTGTCGTTCGAGGAGATCGACCGCATCGCCTCGGCCTTCATTGCGCGCGGGGTGCGCAAGCTGCGTCTGACCGGCGGCGAGCCGCTGGTCAGACGCAACATCATGGCGCTGATCCGCACCCTGTCACGGCATCTCGACGGCGGCGGACTTCAGGAGCTGACACTGACCACCAACGGCTCGCAGCTCGCCCGCTTCGCCGACGAACTGGCCGCCTGCGGAGTCCGGCGCATCAACGTCTCGCTCGATACGCTCGATCCGGTGAAGTTCCGCGCGATCACCCGGTGGGGCGACCTCGGCAAGGTCATGGCCGGCATCGATGCGGCGCAGGCGGCCGGCCTCAAGGTCAAGATCAATGCGGTGGCGCTGAAGGGCGTCAACGAGGACGAGATCGATGACCTGCTCGTCTGGTCGCACGGCCGCGGCATGGATCTGACGCTGATCGAGACCATGCCGATGGGCGAGATCGAGGCCGACCGGACCGACCAGTATCTGCCGCTGAGCCTGGTGCGGGCGCGGCTTGCGGCGCGCTGGACGCTCGAGGACATCGACTACCGGACCGGAGGCCCGGCCCGCTACGTGCAGGTCGCCGAGACCGGCGGCCGGCTCGGCTTCATCACGCCGCTGACGCACAATTTCTGCGAATCCTGCAACCGCGTGCGGCTGACCTGTACCGGGACGCTGTTCATGTGCCTCGGCCAGGAGGACGCCGCCGATCTGCGTACACCGGTTCGTGCCTCGGAGGGCGATGAGCTGCTGCATCAGGCGATCGACGAGGCGATCGGCCGCAAGCCGAAGGGCCATGACTTCGTCATCGACCGCCGCACCCGCCGTCCCGGTGTCGGCCGCCACATGAGCGTCACCGGCGGATAG
- a CDS encoding L,D-transpeptidase, producing the protein MNRRLIALTGLAVAVLFGTLAESRAEIDPLTGRPLQSGGVWAYTPIPRKVVDYNGPYPPGTIVVNTPERRLYLVMEDGKALRYGIGVGREGFQFSGNFTVSRKAEWPDWRPPAEMRKRQPDLPEFMPGGPQNPMGARALYIGSTLYRIHGTNTNWSIGRDLSSGCIRMLNEDVIDLYNRVNVGTKIVVLQ; encoded by the coding sequence ATGAACCGGCGATTGATTGCACTGACCGGTCTGGCGGTTGCAGTCCTGTTCGGCACGTTGGCGGAAAGTCGTGCGGAAATCGATCCGCTTACCGGGCGCCCGCTGCAGAGCGGCGGCGTGTGGGCCTACACGCCGATTCCGCGCAAGGTCGTCGATTACAACGGTCCGTATCCACCGGGAACCATTGTCGTCAACACGCCCGAACGGCGCCTGTATCTGGTGATGGAGGATGGCAAGGCGCTGCGCTACGGGATCGGCGTCGGGCGCGAAGGCTTCCAGTTCTCGGGCAATTTCACGGTCAGCCGCAAGGCGGAATGGCCGGATTGGCGTCCGCCGGCGGAAATGCGCAAGCGCCAGCCGGATCTGCCGGAATTCATGCCGGGTGGGCCGCAGAATCCGATGGGCGCGCGCGCGCTGTATATCGGCTCGACGCTGTACCGGATTCACGGCACCAACACCAACTGGAGTATCGGCCGCGACCTGTCGTCGGGCTGCATCCGGATGCTGAACGAGGATGTCATCGACCTGTACAACCGGGTGAATGTCGGCACCAAGATCGTCGTGCTGCAATAG
- a CDS encoding DMT family transporter, with translation MSTLSGPAAGTTAQENLRGILSMLAAMLLFITNDMLVKLASEQLPTMQIIFLRGSMALVLVVAAAYATGALDRIPRSGGRMLGLRTIGEIGSTLFYLTALFHMPIANATAILQAMPIVMTLVSALFLGEIVRWRRWVAVVVGFLGMLLVVQPGTDGFDIYAVLAIISLGFAVLRDFCSRYLPAEMPSLFVSMVAMAAVTTVGGALMLMEPWQPVSLEAWIYLAAAAVFLSGAFFFIIEAMRHGEVSVVTPFRYSILLIAIAYGYLIWGNLPDLLATVGIVLIVGSGLYVFYRERQVHRAARRQPDADGRP, from the coding sequence GTGAGTACGCTGTCCGGGCCCGCGGCCGGCACGACCGCGCAGGAGAACCTGCGCGGCATCCTGTCGATGCTGGCGGCGATGCTGCTGTTCATCACCAACGACATGCTGGTCAAGCTCGCCAGCGAGCAGCTTCCGACCATGCAGATCATCTTCCTGCGCGGATCAATGGCGCTGGTGCTTGTCGTCGCCGCCGCCTACGCGACGGGCGCGCTCGACCGGATCCCGCGTTCCGGCGGCAGGATGCTCGGCCTGCGTACCATCGGCGAGATCGGTAGCACGCTGTTCTATCTCACCGCGCTGTTTCACATGCCGATTGCCAACGCCACCGCAATCCTGCAGGCCATGCCGATCGTCATGACGCTCGTCTCGGCCCTGTTCCTCGGCGAGATCGTGCGCTGGCGGCGCTGGGTGGCGGTGGTCGTCGGCTTCCTGGGCATGCTGCTGGTGGTGCAGCCCGGCACGGACGGATTCGACATCTACGCCGTGCTGGCCATCATCAGCCTCGGCTTCGCGGTGCTGCGCGATTTCTGCAGCCGCTACCTGCCGGCGGAGATGCCGTCGCTGTTCGTCTCCATGGTCGCGATGGCCGCCGTCACCACGGTGGGCGGCGCGCTGATGCTTATGGAGCCTTGGCAGCCGGTCAGCCTCGAGGCGTGGATCTATCTCGCCGCCGCGGCCGTCTTCCTCAGCGGCGCGTTCTTCTTCATCATCGAGGCGATGCGGCACGGCGAGGTGTCGGTCGTCACCCCGTTCCGCTATTCGATCCTGCTGATCGCGATCGCCTATGGCTACCTGATCTGGGGCAACCTGCCCGACCTGCTCGCAACAGTCGGCATCGTGCTGATCGTCGGCAGTGGCCTCTACGTGTTCTACCGCGAGCGGCAGGTTCACCGGGCCGCCCGCCGCCAGCCGGACGCGGACGGAAGGCCGTGA
- a CDS encoding MBOAT family O-acyltransferase, whose amino-acid sequence MLFHAVEFVLVFLPATFALFLILERTGNARFTVHLLTIASLIFYGWWDWRFLVLLVGSVAVNYAIGAALARQPDGGRGRALLMLGIAIDLGLIGVFKYADFALGTFTAIAGWEYHPLGIVLPLGISFFTFQQIAWLVDIRSGRDRQVPPFLDYALFVTFFPQLIAGPIVHWSEVGGQYRRMAQRKRGTDRAWLDVAVGLSIFAVGVFKKIVIADGCAAIASPIFDRADAGHVVPPLAAWGAVSAYTMQIYFDFSGYSDMAIGLARMFGIRLPVNFFSPYKQASIIGFWRTWHITLSRFLRDYVYIPLGGNRQGRARRHVNMLATMLIGGLWHGASWNFVLWGGLHGILLAVNHAWREFRLRRGIAATGLAGNLWRWAGWALTLACVMHAWILFRAETLAGARNVAAAMYGLGGLVPGRFHNARVTDIEWAMIGVALAIAVLAPNTAEIFRKYNPAVGLAALRLRLADEPMVRLYYLPATWRLPPWRPRLGWALAIGALLVAYVYTASRYEAYVEFIYFRF is encoded by the coding sequence ATGCTGTTTCACGCCGTCGAGTTCGTCCTGGTCTTCCTGCCGGCGACATTCGCGCTGTTCCTGATCCTCGAGCGGACGGGGAACGCGCGCTTCACGGTGCATCTGCTCACCATTGCTTCGCTGATCTTCTACGGCTGGTGGGACTGGCGTTTCCTCGTGCTGCTGGTCGGCTCCGTGGCGGTGAACTACGCGATCGGCGCGGCCCTCGCCCGCCAGCCGGACGGGGGGCGCGGGCGCGCGTTGCTGATGCTCGGCATCGCCATCGATCTCGGGCTGATCGGGGTGTTCAAGTATGCCGACTTCGCCCTGGGTACCTTCACCGCCATCGCCGGATGGGAATACCACCCGCTCGGCATCGTGCTGCCGCTCGGCATCTCGTTCTTCACCTTCCAGCAGATCGCCTGGCTGGTCGACATCCGCAGCGGACGCGACCGGCAGGTGCCGCCGTTTCTCGACTACGCGCTGTTCGTCACCTTCTTCCCGCAGCTGATCGCCGGGCCGATCGTCCATTGGAGCGAGGTCGGCGGCCAGTACCGCCGCATGGCGCAGAGGAAGCGCGGTACCGACCGAGCATGGCTCGACGTCGCGGTCGGCCTGTCGATCTTCGCGGTGGGTGTCTTCAAGAAGATTGTCATCGCCGATGGCTGCGCCGCCATCGCCTCGCCCATCTTCGACCGGGCGGATGCCGGCCATGTGGTGCCGCCGCTTGCCGCCTGGGGCGCGGTCAGCGCCTACACGATGCAGATCTATTTCGACTTCTCCGGCTATTCCGACATGGCGATCGGACTTGCCCGGATGTTCGGCATCCGGCTGCCGGTGAATTTCTTCTCGCCCTACAAGCAGGCGAGCATCATCGGCTTCTGGCGCACCTGGCACATCACCCTGTCGCGATTCCTGCGCGACTATGTCTACATCCCGCTCGGCGGCAATCGGCAGGGACGGGCGCGCCGCCACGTCAACATGCTCGCCACCATGCTGATCGGTGGGCTGTGGCACGGGGCGTCGTGGAACTTCGTGCTGTGGGGCGGGCTGCACGGCATCCTGCTGGCCGTGAACCATGCCTGGCGGGAGTTCAGGCTGCGGCGCGGGATCGCTGCAACGGGCCTCGCCGGGAACCTGTGGCGCTGGGCCGGCTGGGCACTGACGCTCGCCTGCGTGATGCACGCCTGGATCCTGTTCCGCGCCGAGACACTTGCCGGCGCCCGCAACGTCGCCGCGGCGATGTACGGGCTCGGCGGACTGGTACCCGGCCGCTTCCACAACGCCCGCGTCACCGACATCGAGTGGGCAATGATCGGCGTCGCGCTGGCGATCGCGGTGCTCGCGCCGAACACCGCCGAGATCTTCCGCAAGTACAATCCGGCGGTCGGGCTCGCGGCGCTGAGACTGCGCCTTGCCGACGAGCCGATGGTGCGGCTGTACTACCTG
- a CDS encoding multidrug effflux MFS transporter, translating to MSEAAAQGPDLRVGRLLAILVVASGLGPLAMNIVLPSLPGMVGEFGAGYGYVQLVLTLYLVSLAAAQLAYGSLSDGYGRRPVMIAGLLIFLAGSLICALAWNLPVLLAGRIIQGAGGSVGIVLGRAILRDLFGRDQAASLLGYVTMSMVLAPLLGPAIGGLFEETLGWRAGQAALAVFAALTLAATWAQMPETNRERGIAAGLGPLLRAFGFLARIPVFLLYTGILAFTAATFYAFLGGAPYIVIELMGRSPGEFGLWAMSIAGGYMIGNFVTGRYAVRVGTRRMIRIGVLVGVAGGFAMMAAVALGLDHPFWLFATIMVISFSNGLVIASAVTSAVSIRTDLAGAAAGLSGFVQIGFGALVTVIVGIIQGDSAMPMATVITLAAIAAAVCYLLAARHPDPADLSAANPSG from the coding sequence GTGAGCGAGGCGGCAGCACAGGGGCCGGACCTCAGGGTCGGACGGCTGCTCGCGATCCTGGTGGTCGCCAGCGGCCTCGGGCCGCTGGCGATGAACATCGTGCTACCCTCGCTGCCGGGTATGGTCGGCGAGTTCGGGGCGGGATATGGCTATGTGCAGCTGGTGCTCACCCTCTATCTCGTCTCGCTCGCCGCCGCGCAGCTTGCCTATGGTTCGCTGTCGGACGGTTACGGGCGCCGCCCGGTGATGATCGCCGGTCTCCTGATCTTCCTTGCCGGCAGCCTGATCTGCGCGCTGGCCTGGAACCTGCCGGTGCTGCTTGCCGGGCGCATCATCCAGGGCGCCGGCGGCAGCGTCGGCATCGTTCTCGGCCGAGCCATCCTGCGCGACCTGTTCGGCCGTGACCAGGCGGCGAGCCTGCTCGGCTACGTGACCATGTCAATGGTGCTGGCGCCGCTCCTCGGCCCGGCGATCGGCGGCCTGTTCGAGGAGACGCTCGGCTGGCGGGCAGGCCAGGCCGCCCTCGCGGTGTTCGCCGCGTTGACGCTGGCCGCGACATGGGCGCAGATGCCGGAGACCAACCGCGAGCGCGGCATCGCCGCCGGTCTCGGGCCGCTCCTCCGCGCCTTCGGCTTCCTTGCCCGAATACCAGTCTTCCTGCTCTATACCGGCATCCTCGCCTTCACCGCCGCGACCTTCTACGCCTTCCTCGGCGGGGCACCCTACATCGTCATAGAGCTGATGGGGCGCAGTCCCGGCGAGTTCGGGCTGTGGGCCATGTCGATCGCCGGCGGCTACATGATCGGCAACTTCGTGACCGGCCGCTATGCGGTCCGGGTCGGCACCCGCCGGATGATCCGGATCGGCGTACTTGTCGGCGTCGCCGGGGGGTTCGCCATGATGGCAGCCGTCGCGCTCGGGCTCGATCATCCGTTCTGGCTGTTCGCAACGATCATGGTCATATCGTTCTCGAATGGGCTGGTGATCGCCAGCGCCGTGACCAGTGCCGTCAGCATCCGCACCGATCTTGCCGGCGCCGCCGCCGGACTGAGCGGCTTCGTGCAGATCGGCTTCGGAGCGCTGGTCACGGTGATCGTCGGGATCATCCAGGGCGACAGCGCCATGCCGATGGCGACCGTCATCACGCTGGCAGCCATTGCCGCGGCCGTCTGCTACCTGCTCGCGGCGCGCCATCCCGACCCGGCGGACCTATCCGCCGCAAACCCCAGCGGCTAG